The DNA sequence ATCCAGGGTCTGGCAGCTGAGCTGACTGAGAGTCAGGAATGCAGGACCTACTGCTGAAGGGAACAGGATGTTTAGAGATGGGGCTGGGGAATGTGGTTTAACAAGTAACGGTGCTAGTGCTAGGGAGAGGGAAACTCTTCTTGAGTTCTTGCCAGCTGGGCTAACAGTAAAATTGACAcaaacagattaacaggagaaaaagagacaaattTTTAATCATGCCCATGGAGGTCTCATTGGACCtaagaagtggccaaagcaggcagcttttcttaCTTTTCAGACAAAGAATATATTTGTGAGGACTtgacaaaacaaagaaacttaTGTTTTAGATGCTCAATTAATGAAGAATCTAGACAGAGTTTGGGCTTGGGGGTAGTACATTAAAGaagtaacaaggtttgtttatACAGGCCTCTTGGCCTAAATTCTCTATTTCTGGCAATAAGGATGTCCTACCTCCACATGCAGGAGTGTACCTTTCACCTGAcagatttatttcttgctttcaaGGAGACAGAAAAGAGGGTCAGAATGTCCCTTTGCATTGGacatttcttaagtaactttaatgcaaaataatcaatatgccagtGAGGCAAAGTTTGGGGCAACCTACCCTGGGCCCCAACAATAGCATTGTTAGTGAACCAGCAAGTCTGCTTGCCTCTGGGAATGTGTGGGACAGCAGCCAAGGCTTAAACCCCAGGAGGTTTGGAATGGACTCTTACCCTAGCCTCCCAGCCTGCCTCCTCCGTACCCAGAGGTCGAAGTCTTCAACCCTGACCCTCCCCAAGCTGATTCAACCCCAGAAGCAAAGGGCAGAACCCACTGAGAGTACAAAGGACAGCCAGACACACAAATGGTCAGCTACAACTGTGTGCAGTCTGTGGGTGGCCAGTGGAACTACCTGTGCCTCTTTATCCTTCCTCTCTGGTGGCCGCAGAAGAACCAGGGAGCCTGGCACAGGGTCAGCCAAGAATGTGCCATATGTATGCTTTTGTATACAAAAGCCTTTCATTCTGCCATATAGTGTCACGATGACATCCTCTCACCGTGACATCCTCTGTCACATCCAACCCCCATTTCTCAGACTGTCATGCACAATCATACCCACTGATACACACTGTTAGATTTGCCCACACAGCAGCACAATCACACGAGCGAGCACACATGCGCCTGTCCGTCCATTTATCCTTCATTCCTGGCACGTTGTCTGAGCGTCTGCTCTGTGTCCTACCAGGGACAGAATCTTGGGGGTACATGGACCAACCTCCTGGAGCTCACAGTCTGTAAGAACAGATATTAACCAATAAACTCTCCACACAGGAGGCCGAGGAGtcagggaggccttccctgaGGAGCTGAGGCGTGAAGAAGGGAGAAGTCGAAGAGTCGCGGGAGGGGGTtggagggcaggcaggggccagCTTTGGAAGGACTTTGCAAGGCTGTACCCTGAGAGCGAGGGGGCGCCCAAGGAGTCAGCTGCGACGCTTAGGGTCAGTGCCCgccctcctcctctctggccCAATCGGGAGGTTGCAGGAGGTGGCGCCTGCTGCCCAGGGCCAAGGGCGGGGCCTGGAGGGGGCGTATCCTGTTGGGCGGGACAGGGCCTGCGGGGGCGGGGCCAGCCTGGAGTCGCAGTCGGCCGCGGGGTGGAGCTGGCGGCGGAGGCAGCTTCCCCGGGGCGTGCTCCTGAATTCGAGACTTGGGTAACTGGCGGAGGCTGGATCCTAGGGTGGGCGTAGAGATCCAAGACGACTGGGCCTTAGGGACTGGGACGGCCCTTACTCTCAGTCTTCGGTCCCGCCCAGTAGTCTGGATTCGGCCACGTGGTGGGCGGACCGGGGCGGTTCTGAACCTGAGACCTCGCTAGACCCTGAGTCTCGCCCAGAGTTCAGGGCGGGCGCTGAGAGGCGAGCGCGGACCCAAGACCAGCAGAGAGCGAGGTGGGGAGCCCTGGAGACGGGTAGAGGGATTCGGGGACTCCTTGACATGAAATCCGGGCAATTGGGAGAAATTTTTTTAGGAGGGCGGGGGAGTCAGTGTCTGGGTTCAAACCTGGCTCAGCTACTCCCTATCTGTCCCTGAACCTCTCAGCTTTTTCCTCTGTAATGTAGGCATTCAGAGGCACGAACTTCATGGGGCTCTTTGGGGGAGTAAATACGGAAATGTGTTGAAAGAGGCCAGCACAGCGCCTGACACAGAATGAGGGCTCTGTAACTGGGGGCTCCGAAACATGGTGTGCTCTCCCTGTGGGACGTCCGGGGAACCCCCGCCCGGGAAGGGGCTGCGTGCAGGAGTCCACCGGCCCCAGCGGCCCAGAGGGGTAGGTAGTCATTCACTTTGCCCCCAGCTCACGGTGGCAGGGCAGCGCCATGGCCAGCAAGGGTCGCGAGGGCGAGCACCCATCCGTGACGCTCTTCCGTCAGTACCTGCGCATCCGCACCGTCCAGCCCGAGCCCGACTATGGTGAGAACGCGGCGGTTCCAGGCCCTGCAGTGGGGCTTCGGGGGCTGGGACTGTGCCCTAAACCAGGCTCCAACCGCTgtcacccagctgagcccagtctGCTGCCTCAAATGGCATCTCCACCCCTGTAGCAATCCACCCTAGATTGCTCAGCAGTCCCTCCAGGCTGTGGAGGGACAATTTCTCCAGAGGTTGTCCTGCTCCAAAAGTTACTCCTAGCTGTTAAATAAGGAACAACTTCACCTGACTCCccaggacttggggtgggggaggggaggatggggcaGCCACAAGGGAAAAAGAGGCCCCAGAAGCCCTTAGGGAATCAAGTTTGGTGGCTGGGAACTGTGTACACGGGCCCAGTCCAAATCCTTGATGTGTGATTTACTATCTGGGAGACGGTGGGTGAGCCTCATGTCTCTGCCCCTGTTGCCCCATCTTTAATTAAGGAAGATAACGTTGACACCTGCTTCTCACCCTGACTTCCCACCTGGCCTTCTACAAAGGGTTACTGACTGGCCAGATGTGTCTTCTTCCTTGGGGACAGAAATGCAGGTGTCTCTGGAAGGATGTAGAATTGCATTGAGGTGGGGATCTGCTCCCCATCTCTGGATGTACCCCCAGCTTTGCCTGGGCCGGTGGGAGGTGTAGGGAGGCAGAAACAGCAGCAAAactctctgtgtccccaggggctgCCATGGCCTTCCTTGAGGAGAGAGCCCGTCAGCTGGGCCTGGGCTGTCAGAAAGTGGAGGTGAGCCCGTGGCcttgcctggggaggggaggtgggcctGGGGCAGCTCCTCAGCCTGCACTGACTAACTCTCCTCCTGGCCTTCTCCAGGTGGCACCTGGCCGTGTGGTGACTGTGCTGACCTGGCCAGGCACCAACCCCAGACTCTCCTCTCTGTTGCTCAACTCCCACATGGATGTGGTGCCTGTCttcaaggtgtgggggttgtccTTGGGGACAGAGATGCTGCAGACCCCCCGTTTGACCGCAGGGAGACCACAGTGCTGGACCTGGCACTGACTCTCGATCTCATACACACTACTCCACTCTAGCAGCCTCTGCCCAGTAGCCATTCCATGCCAGGGGTTGGGTGGGCATGGGAGGGTGGTGGGAGTGGGAGACAGAGATGAGGGATGGCTGTCAGCTGCCCTCTTCAGCCTTCTTTTGTCCCTTTCATCACCCCAACCCTCTGGTGGTGTGGGCTCCTGGGGCACCTGCTCATAGGGCAGAGTGGATTAATGACTACATTTGGGGCTTGGGtccctcttcctgcctctgcctccaggaACATTGGAGTCATGACCCCTTTGAAGCCTTCAAGGATGCTGATGGCTACATCTATGGCAGGGGTACCCAGGATATGAAGTGTGTCAGCATCCAGTGAGTCCTTGTTCCCAGTGTCCCCACTGGCTCATTGGATTGAGCCCAGACCCAGGTGTTTGGAAAACCTCAAAGCCAAGGAACATCTTGACCCCTTCTCATGGGCAGGAATTACTGCTATGACCATTGCACAGATGGGGAGATAAGGACAGGGACTTTCTGGAATCACCTGCTGGGCTGTAGCAGAGCAGGGCTCAGGGCTCTAGCCTGCCCACTGAAGCATCTGGTGGCTCTCTACAGCACCTGGCTCACACCCTCTCACTACCCCTCAGGTACCTGGAGGCTGTGAGGAGGCTAAAGGATGAGGGCCACCATTTCCCCAGAACCATCCATATGACCTTTGTGCCAGGTAGGAGTGGCTTGGGGAGGTGCTCCTTCTAGAGCAGGGAGAGTGTGTTGTGGGCAGCCCCCTCGTCTCACATTCCTGctgcttttacagatgaggagactggggGTCACCAAGGCATGGAGCTGTTTGTAAAGCGGCCTGAGTTCCAGGCCCTGAGGGCTGGCTTTGCCCTGGATGAGGGTGAGCAGGGTGGCAGGCTGCTGAGTGGCCAGCAGGTGATAGGGAGGCTGCTAATGGGGGCTGGGCCACTCCACCCTCTGaaccccctttccctcctcagGCCTGGCCAACCCCACTGACGCCTTCACCGTCTTTTACAGTGAGCGGAGTCCCTGGTGTGAGTATATGCTTGGAGGGAGGGGGTCCCTATGCAGGTGGCAGACTGGGCTGGAAGGAGCAGGGGGCTGCCAAGGGTTCCCCAGCAAGTCAGGGCCTGAGTAGgccttgaacccagggcctctgcctcccagcccccatCCTACCTGGGCATCTCCTTCCTGAGCTTCTGAGGGGAGGCTCTAACTTCAGGCAGAAACCAGCTCTACACCATGTATTCTGAGGGGGAGAGAGCCCTGCCAGAGGAGCTGGGAATGAGGGGAAGGCCCTGGGCCCACCCAGGGCTGGTTGCTTTCCCAGCCCCTCCCGTGCTGAGGACATCCCCTTGTTCCTACCTCTCCCAGGGGTGCGGGTCACAAGCACTGGGAAGCCAGGCCACGGCTCGCGCTTCATCGAGGACACAGCAGCAGAGAAGCTGGTGCGGGGCGCATGGGGAGGGAGTTGGGGAGTTCCCAAGGCTCTGTCCTGGGGCTACTAACCTCACACACATCTAACCTCACACTCTCCTAGCACAAGGTTGTGAGCTCCATCCTGGCTTTTCGggagaaagagaggcagaggTAAGGCAGCCTGGGAAACGGCGCAGGGCTCTGGGACGCTGTGCAGGGGAGGACGGAGGCTGAGCCACCTTTTAATCTGTTCTTCCTCcttgctgctgctgccacccTGCCCCCAGGCTGCAGTCAAACCCTCAACTGAAGGAGGGGACTGTGACTTCTGTGAACCTGACGAAGGTAGAAGGCGGTGTGGCCTATAATGTGGTACCTGCCACTATGAGCGCCAGCTTTGACTTCCGCGTGGCACCAGATGTGGATCTGAAGGTGCCACCTCTGCCGGGGTCAGAAGGGGGTCTGGGTCCTCAACCTGTCCTACAGGCTCAGGGAGAGCCTGAGGGGTCAGGTCATCTCCCTTCTCGTAGGCTTTCGAGGAGCAGCTGCAGGGCTGGTGCCAGGCAGCTGGTGAGGGCGTCACCTTGGAGTTCGCTCAGGTATGGACTGAGGACCTATGATGGAGGACTCACGGGAGCTGGGGAGATGGTCTGCCGAGTGTGTCACTGCATCAGTGTTTGCTGGCGGTGTTTGCGTACATCCAGGCATTTATTTGGCTGCAAGACGTCTTATTCACCAACAAACATTGGTTGTGGGGGCCACTGTTGTGTGCTGGGGAATAAATTCTAGGGAGTAAAATTAGAGCAGAGTTCTTGCCCTCATAGAACTTACAATATGAAGGGAAGACTTAGACATGAATCAAATAGTTATATATTATTTGTACATCTAAGTATGAACACCATGGTCCAGGAAAGGCTGGGACCTTATACTGTGAGAACCAGTAACTGGAGGATGTGACCAGTCTGAGATGTCTGGGAGCACCATCTTGAGGAAGGGACACTTGGGCTAGGATCTGAAGGAAGGATGGACAGGAAATAAAGAGAATGGAGGGGAAGGCCCCAGACCTGCAGCCTTTGAGGGACTGAAAGAGGGTCTCTTGCTGGACTGGCCAGCTGGATATCTGGGTACGTGGGTGGATGTGTGCCCTGCGACAGGGCAAGatgccaggccctgccctgacCCTGCCATCCTTCTCCCCACAGAAGTGGACAGACTTCCAAGTGACATCTATTGATGACTCAGACCCCTGGTGGGCAGCATTTAGTGGGGTCTGCAAGGACATGTGAGCATACCGGCCAGCCCTTCTCTCCCCTTCTACCTTCCTTTGCCCCTTCAGTCCTTccctcaccctctcccctctgcctccaccTTCACCAGGCTCTCTCTGCAGGAACCTCACTCTGGAGCCAGAGATCTTCCCTGCCTCCACCGATAGCCGCTATCTTCGCGCAGTAAGCCTCTTGCAGTAGGGTGGGCAGTGGGGTGGTCCTGGGCACTGGCCTTCCCCTTAATGGCTCCTCCTTGCCCCCTGCAGGCGGGGGTCCCAGCTCTGGGCTTCTCACCCATGAACCGCACACCTGTGCTGCTCCACGACCATGATGAGCGGCTGCATGAGGCCGTGTTCCTCCGCGGGGTTGACATATACACTCGGCTCCTGCCTGCCCTGGCCAGTGTGCCCGCCCTGCCCAGTGATGGCTGAGCCCCACACTCTAACTTCCACCCTTGGCCAATGCCATGgaccccttttctctcctgcCCAACAATAAAGTCTATGTGGACAGGGTCACTTCTGAAGTATTTAACAGCAAGGATGTTCATGGAGCAGGAGTTCAAAGATTTAACTGTTAACACCTACTTCAGACATGGGGGCCACACACCATGGGGGGCACCTGTTGCCCCAGCATAATTAACACCAACTCGTCCCAAGAACTCGGGGGACCATACAACCCAGAGCAGTGGATGCTAGCCAGGCACACTAGGAAGCTAGAACTCCTCAGGCCAGAGTGCAGAATTCTTCCGCAGGGTCCCTCCCCTTTCTTTTCATAGGCTTCAAGACCTGACAGGGATGCTGGGATTTCTCCCTTTCCTCACCACTCTGCCCAGTCCAGCAAGTCATGTGCCCGTGTCCCTAAGGCACCCAACCACTCCTCATTTACCAGCCACTTCTTGCACTCTAGGGCTCTATTTTCCCAGACTCCCCCCAACACCCTACCATCAAGGGAAGGCTAAACTTTTCTCCTACACACACCGACCCCACCTAAACCCTAGTTCCAGCCCTGGAATCACAGACACAGGATGACTGACAGATCCTGCCTCAGGTTTATTTGTACAAACAGCACAGGTAGACATGAGCCCCATGCAGACAGCTGCCCAGGGGTCACACTAGTCCTTACATCCTGACATCAATAGATGAAAGCCTCTACTCTGGAGCCTTTGTGGGGGCCTGGGTGCCTTTGGGAGactgagctggagctggagccggagccggagccggagctGTAGCTGCAGCCTTGGTCTGAGCCTTGTCCTTGGCCTTTGGCCGACAGAGCCTGAGACCCTTGGCAATGCGGGCACGAGCACGTTTCCCGAGCTTGGGGTGAGCAATGTAGGCAAGTCGACTGAGCTTGCGGCTGCTGCCCTTTGGAATCTTGGGCTTGACCTCCTTGGGCTTTACGAGAGCCTTGATAGCCTCAGCACGTGCACTCATGGCCTTGGCATTGTTGGCCTGCATCTTCTTCAGGCCCTTCTTGTTGTGCTTCTTGGCAAAGCGCATGTTCCTCAGGAACTTGGGGTCTACCTGGAAGGCAAGGAAAGTATAGACAGCTGTATGTGGGGGCCCCCAAGTTACCCCTCTCCGCAGCAGTATGCAAAAGGTCAGGCTCCATCTGAGACCCACTGAGAGCTTAGACAGCATCAAGTCAACCTTAAATTCACAAATACCCGAACCTTAAAAACTATCCCAGAGAAACATGTATCTCCACCCCAAAGCCAGTAATTCCACCCTTCTAATGCTATACAGACCACATTTTCAGGGCTACAGGCCCAGAGCTCAAAAGAGCTCAAATGCAagcacagaaggaaagaaattcctTGAGCAGGACTTCTGGTTTTTTTCTGAAACTCCCTcagggccacccccaccccatctcccttAAGGATACAGGGGAGAAGCAAACTGAGGACAGGGGCTCAGTTCTCCTGCTCAGACCCTACAGTCTCAGCCTTCTCAGCTAACCCTCACAACTCCCTAGCACAGAAAGAGAAGCTGCTCACCACCGCTTGGCCAAGCACTGGGTCAGATTAAGATAATATGGCTGGTTAATGTAGAACAGAAGACTCACAAAGACACCAGGTACACACAAACAAGACCATTCCTTCCCTTGAAAAGTTCTGGGTGAGCAAGGGAGATGATCAGACACACTGTCCTCAGGAAGCAGGTTATACCTGACCAGGGGGTTATACCTTGGGTGGGTAAAGGCTGAGTAAAGCTCTATTACAGGTCTAGCAGACCTTGAAGTTCAAGCAAAAACTGGCTGGGTAGAGAAAGAAATTGTGGGCTTTGGTAGGCCAGGTAAGATAAGGGACAGTTACTAGCGGTGCTCAGGCAGATGCTGAAGCTGGAAAAAGACCTTGACTGTGCAACTGGGGCCTAAGAGACACACTTCTATGTGATTCAGTGCACAAACTCACCCCCTTAAGAGATTCGTATCGTTGTGATCGGGGTTTTTTGATGCCGTTTCTGTGCCATTTTCGGGCTGTGGGGAAGAAAAGGAATTAGACCAAAAAAGAGATGTCCTCTAATAAGACCACTATCACAGCTGGCAAGCCTGGGAGAACCATTACGTGAGATCCGTTTAGGAAACCCCTTATAACTGAATGCAATGCACTGTGGGTATCTCAAGTGGACCTCTAGCTTCTAAGTCCACAACTCCAAAGGTAATAGTGGCTGAAAACAAAAATCAGCTCCAGTCCCACAGTAGAAACGTGCCCCCTTGCCCTGCCCAGGAACCATAATGCTGGCCAAAGTCTGGGGCATTAGATGAAGGCTGGGCCAGGGAAACTTACACTGGTTGTGTGTGGTGTGGTTCTTCGACTTGGCCATGCCTGTACCTGGAGGACGAGAGCGCAGATCAGGGCTGCGGGCTCGCTGTGCTGGGCCTACCGCTGCCGCCCTGGCTGGAAAACGTGCGACCAGAAGCCAGAAGGAGGCTGCAGCACAGATGCCTTCCCTCCACGGCCTCCACCCGCCTCAATTCACTCTGCACGACCCGATGCCAGTCGCCCCCTCCCAAACTCAGGTAATGGTGCCTCGAAACCAACCGCCCCCCAGCCAAAAGGTTGCGCTCTCCCCCAAAATCCTGGTTCTTCCCTTCCCATCTACCCCATGAGAATCCACGAACACCACCCCTGCCTAGCGGCCTCCGTTCCCCACAGCCACATACAGCCTCCCTGTCCTCCTCAGGCCTTGGGCCCCGCCGCCGGCCGGGAGTCACGGATGGCTTCGGATGCCGCGCGGCTTGAACTCACCGGAGCCGGGAGATCCCGAATCGCGTGGGAccggaagagaaagaggaaggccGCGGTGCAGCACGGGAAGTAGGGTCGTCGCGGCAGGAAGGTACTACTGGAAAAGCTTCCCCCAGCGCCTTGAAGAAAGGTTCCTAATCCCGGGAAGGCACAAGCCAGACGGGCAGGCGGTGCTCCTTCAGGTTTTACCCGCCCCTTTCCCTTCTCG is a window from the Vicugna pacos chromosome 17, VicPac4, whole genome shotgun sequence genome containing:
- the RPL29 gene encoding large ribosomal subunit protein eL29, whose product is MAKSKNHTTHNQSRKWHRNGIKKPRSQRYESLKGVDPKFLRNMRFAKKHNKKGLKKMQANNAKAMSARAEAIKALVKPKEVKPKIPKGSSRKLSRLAYIAHPKLGKRARARIAKGLRLCRPKAKDKAQTKAAATAPAPAPAPAPAQSPKGTQAPTKAPE
- the ACY1 gene encoding aminoacylase-1 isoform X2; the encoded protein is MASKGREGEHPSVTLFRQYLRIRTVQPEPDYGAAMAFLEERARQLGLGCQKVEVAPGRVVTVLTWPGTNPRLSSLLLNSHMDVVPVFKEHWSHDPFEAFKDADGYIYGRGTQDMKCVSIQYLEAVRRLKDEGHHFPRTIHMTFVPDEETGGHQGMELFVKRPEFQALRAGFALDEGLANPTDAFTVFYSERSPWWVRVTSTGKPGHGSRFIEDTAAEKLHKVVSSILAFREKERQRLQSNPQLKEGTVTSVNLTKVEGGVAYNVVPATMSASFDFRVAPDVDLKAFEEQLQGWCQAAGEGVTLEFAQKWTDFQVTSIDDSDPWWAAFSGVCKDMLSLQEPHSGARDLPCLHR
- the ACY1 gene encoding aminoacylase-1 isoform X1, whose product is MASKGREGEHPSVTLFRQYLRIRTVQPEPDYGAAMAFLEERARQLGLGCQKVEVAPGRVVTVLTWPGTNPRLSSLLLNSHMDVVPVFKEHWSHDPFEAFKDADGYIYGRGTQDMKCVSIQYLEAVRRLKDEGHHFPRTIHMTFVPDEETGGHQGMELFVKRPEFQALRAGFALDEGLANPTDAFTVFYSERSPWWVRVTSTGKPGHGSRFIEDTAAEKLHKVVSSILAFREKERQRLQSNPQLKEGTVTSVNLTKVEGGVAYNVVPATMSASFDFRVAPDVDLKAFEEQLQGWCQAAGEGVTLEFAQKWTDFQVTSIDDSDPWWAAFSGVCKDMNLTLEPEIFPASTDSRYLRAAGVPALGFSPMNRTPVLLHDHDERLHEAVFLRGVDIYTRLLPALASVPALPSDG